From Pseudarthrobacter equi, a single genomic window includes:
- a CDS encoding citrate synthase: MTETNNAATLLHAGGELKLPRIQVIEGNEGYDVSKLLKQTGAVTFDPGFMNTAATTSAITYIDGDAGILRYRGYPIEQLAQHSSFLEVSYLLIYGNLPTPTELDEFDQKIRRHTLLHEELKGFFGGFPRDAHPMPVLSSAVSALSTFYQDSLDPFNAEQVEVSTIRLMAKLPVIAAYAHKKSIGQPMLYPDNSHNLVENFLRLSFGLPAEQYEVDPVVAKALDLLLILHADHEQNCSTSTVRLVGSSNANLFASVSAGINALFGPAHGGANEAVLKMLRQIQAEGLKPEDYMEKVKNKEDGVRLMGFGHRVYKNYDPRAKIVKATAHEILTKLGGNDELLDIALRLEEKALNDDYFIQRKLYPNVDFYTGLIYKAMGFPEKMFTVLFAIGRLPGWIAQWREMISDPNTKIGRPRQLYIGEPERDYPVR; the protein is encoded by the coding sequence ATGACTGAGACCAACAACGCGGCCACCCTGCTTCACGCAGGCGGAGAGCTCAAGCTGCCGCGCATCCAGGTTATTGAAGGAAACGAAGGCTACGACGTTTCCAAGCTCCTGAAGCAGACGGGCGCAGTCACCTTCGACCCCGGCTTCATGAACACCGCGGCAACCACGTCCGCGATCACCTACATCGATGGCGATGCGGGCATCCTGCGCTACCGCGGGTACCCCATCGAGCAGCTGGCACAGCACTCCAGCTTCCTCGAAGTGTCCTACCTCCTGATCTACGGCAACCTGCCCACGCCCACGGAACTGGACGAGTTCGACCAGAAGATCCGGCGCCACACCCTCCTGCACGAGGAGCTGAAGGGCTTCTTTGGCGGGTTCCCCCGCGACGCGCACCCCATGCCGGTGCTGTCGTCCGCAGTGTCCGCGCTGTCCACGTTCTACCAGGACTCGCTGGACCCGTTCAACGCCGAGCAGGTGGAAGTTTCCACTATCCGCCTCATGGCCAAGCTGCCGGTCATCGCTGCGTACGCGCACAAGAAGTCCATCGGCCAGCCCATGCTGTACCCGGACAACTCCCACAACCTGGTGGAGAACTTCCTCCGCCTGAGCTTCGGGCTTCCGGCCGAGCAGTACGAGGTGGACCCGGTGGTCGCCAAGGCCCTGGACCTGCTGCTTATCCTGCACGCGGACCACGAGCAGAACTGCTCCACGTCAACCGTGCGCCTGGTGGGCTCGTCCAACGCCAACCTGTTCGCGTCCGTCTCTGCCGGCATCAACGCCCTGTTCGGCCCTGCCCACGGCGGCGCCAACGAAGCTGTGCTCAAGATGCTGCGCCAGATCCAGGCCGAGGGCCTCAAGCCCGAGGACTACATGGAGAAGGTCAAGAACAAGGAAGACGGCGTCCGGCTCATGGGCTTCGGACACCGCGTCTATAAGAATTACGATCCCCGCGCCAAGATCGTCAAGGCAACTGCCCACGAGATCCTCACCAAGCTCGGTGGCAACGACGAACTGCTGGACATCGCCCTCCGCCTCGAAGAGAAGGCGCTGAACGATGACTACTTCATCCAGCGCAAGCTCTACCCGAACGTGGACTTCTACACCGGCCTGATCTACAAGGCCATGGGCTTCCCCGAGAAGATGTTCACTGTGCTCTTCGCCATCGGCCGCCTTCCCGGCTGGATCGCGCAGTGGCGTGAAATGATCAGCGACCCGAACACCAAGATCGGCCGCCCGCGCCAGCTGTACATCGGCGAACCGGAGCGGGACTACCCGGTCCGCTAA
- the dapC gene encoding succinyldiaminopimelate transaminase: protein MTAAVRTFGLDLPDYPWEAMAPYLAKASEHPGGAVNLSIGTPVDPTPAIIQDALKAAANAPGYPTVHGTPALREAIAGWFERRRGVAGLDPRNIMPTVGSKELVAWLPLLLGLKPGDVVVRPKVAYPTYDIGATFAGVTSVATDNLDELDDAVRARVRLIWVNSPGNPTGSVRDVESLKALVVQARELGAVVASDECYAELGWGDWDVQRGGQPVPSILDPRVAGGSHEGLLAVYSLSKQSNVAGYRAAFVAGDPALMPNLVNSRKHAGMIVPFPVQEAMRVALGDDAHVEAQKDLYRRRREQLVPALRGFGLEIKDSDAGLYLWSSAGESTWDTVARLADRGIVVGPGVFYGEAGNGFVRVALTGSDERIGAAVERLS, encoded by the coding sequence GTGACCGCTGCAGTGCGCACTTTCGGCCTGGACCTGCCCGACTACCCGTGGGAGGCCATGGCGCCGTACCTGGCGAAGGCTTCGGAACACCCGGGCGGGGCAGTCAACCTGTCCATCGGAACGCCGGTGGACCCCACGCCTGCCATCATCCAGGACGCGCTGAAGGCTGCAGCCAACGCCCCGGGCTATCCCACGGTGCACGGAACCCCCGCGCTCCGCGAGGCCATTGCAGGCTGGTTCGAGCGCCGCCGCGGGGTGGCCGGCCTGGACCCGCGCAACATCATGCCCACGGTGGGTTCGAAGGAACTTGTTGCGTGGCTCCCGCTGCTGCTGGGCCTGAAGCCGGGAGACGTCGTCGTACGTCCCAAGGTGGCATACCCCACGTACGATATCGGCGCCACGTTTGCCGGCGTCACCTCTGTGGCCACGGACAATTTGGACGAGCTCGACGACGCCGTCCGCGCCCGTGTGCGCCTCATCTGGGTCAACTCCCCGGGCAATCCCACCGGCAGCGTGCGGGACGTCGAGTCGCTGAAGGCACTGGTGGTCCAGGCACGGGAGCTCGGCGCCGTGGTTGCCTCTGACGAATGCTACGCAGAACTCGGCTGGGGGGACTGGGACGTCCAGCGCGGCGGCCAGCCGGTCCCCAGCATCCTGGATCCGCGCGTGGCGGGCGGATCCCATGAAGGCCTGCTGGCCGTGTACTCGCTGAGCAAACAGTCGAACGTGGCCGGCTACAGGGCGGCGTTCGTTGCTGGAGACCCGGCGCTGATGCCCAACCTGGTCAACAGCCGCAAGCATGCAGGAATGATTGTTCCATTCCCGGTCCAGGAGGCCATGCGGGTGGCGCTCGGCGACGATGCCCACGTTGAGGCCCAGAAGGACCTCTACCGCAGGCGCCGGGAGCAGCTGGTACCCGCACTGCGAGGGTTCGGCCTGGAGATCAAGGATTCCGACGCCGGGCTGTACCTCTGGAGCTCGGCAGGGGAGAGCACCTGGGATACCGTTGCACGGCTTGCCGATCGCGGCATAGTGGTAGGGCCCGGCGTGTTCTACGGCGAAGCCGGCAACGGGTTCGTCCGCGTCGCCCTGACAGGCTCCGATGAACGGATCGGCGCTGCTGTGGAGCGGTTGTCCTGA
- the fdxA gene encoding ferredoxin, producing the protein MTYVIAQPCVDVKDKACIEECPVDCIYEGERSLYIHPDECVDCGACEPVCPVEAIYYEDDTPDEWADYYKANVEFFDDLGSPGGAAKIGNTGKDHPMIAALPPQNQDH; encoded by the coding sequence GTGACGTACGTAATCGCGCAGCCGTGTGTAGATGTCAAGGACAAGGCATGCATCGAGGAATGCCCGGTCGACTGCATCTATGAGGGCGAGCGTTCGCTGTACATCCATCCGGACGAATGCGTCGACTGCGGCGCCTGCGAGCCAGTGTGCCCCGTGGAGGCCATTTACTACGAGGATGACACCCCGGACGAGTGGGCTGACTACTACAAGGCAAACGTCGAGTTCTTCGACGACCTGGGCTCGCCGGGCGGCGCAGCGAAGATCGGCAACACGGGCAAGGACCACCCGATGATCGCCGCGCTGCCCCCGCAGAACCAAGACCACTGA
- a CDS encoding putative acetyltransferase, with protein MTLPTPAPAGFLSAAAPGTRVVVRYRIDGGFTDALGHLVSCDGGACTVRTRQADVVIPLAAVVAAKEVPPAPERRPRG; from the coding sequence GTGACGCTGCCCACCCCCGCTCCCGCCGGTTTCCTGTCCGCTGCCGCCCCCGGAACCCGCGTCGTGGTGCGGTACCGGATCGATGGAGGCTTCACTGACGCCCTGGGCCACCTTGTCTCGTGCGACGGCGGTGCGTGCACCGTCCGGACGCGGCAGGCCGACGTCGTGATCCCCCTCGCCGCCGTGGTGGCGGCCAAAGAGGTTCCGCCGGCCCCGGAGCGCCGCCCGCGGGGCTGA
- the typA gene encoding translational GTPase TypA, producing MSETTTNTAVATASRSDLRNVAIVAHVDHGKTTLVDAMLKQTNSFAEHNHLEDRVMDSGDLEREKGITILAKNTTVAYNGPSSNGETITINVIDTPGHADFGGEVERGLSMVDGVVLLVDASEGPLPQTRFVLRKALAAHLPVILLVNKTDRPDARIEEVVHESMDLLLGLASDLADEVPDLDLDKILEVPVVYAAAKVGRASLDQPADGAAPDNEDLEPLFKTIIEHIPAPTYNPEGVLQAHVTNLDASPFLGRLALLRIYNGTLRKGQTVAWARANGELKNVKITELLATKALDRVPAESAGPGEIVAVAGIEEITIGETLTDAENPQPLPLITVDDPAISMTIGINTSPLAGKVKGAKVTARQVKDRLDKELIGNVSIKVLPTERPDAWEVQGRGELALAILVEQMRREGFELTVGKPQVVTKTIDGKIHEPMEHMTIDVPEEYLGAVTQLMAARKGRMTNMANHGTGWCRMEFIVPARGLIGFRTKFLTDTRGAGIAASISEGYEPWAGPIEYRTNGSMVADRAGVVTPFAMINLQERGSFFVKPTSEVYEGMIVGENSRADDMDVNITKEKKLTNMRAASSDTFENLTPPRDLTLEESLEFAREDECVEVTPDAIRIRKVILDTNERAKAARARAKS from the coding sequence ATGTCTGAAACCACCACCAACACCGCGGTAGCCACTGCCTCGCGCAGTGACCTCCGCAACGTCGCGATTGTGGCCCACGTTGACCACGGCAAGACCACGCTGGTTGACGCCATGCTCAAGCAGACCAACTCCTTTGCCGAGCACAACCACCTCGAAGACCGCGTGATGGACTCCGGTGACCTGGAGCGCGAAAAGGGCATCACCATCCTGGCCAAGAACACCACGGTGGCCTACAACGGACCGTCGTCCAACGGTGAAACCATCACCATCAACGTCATCGACACCCCCGGCCACGCCGACTTCGGTGGCGAGGTGGAGCGCGGCCTGTCCATGGTCGACGGCGTCGTCCTCCTCGTTGACGCGTCCGAAGGTCCGCTGCCGCAGACCCGCTTCGTCCTCCGCAAGGCCCTCGCCGCGCACCTGCCGGTGATCCTGCTGGTCAACAAGACCGACCGTCCCGACGCCCGCATCGAGGAAGTCGTCCACGAGTCCATGGACCTCCTGCTGGGCCTCGCCTCTGACCTCGCGGACGAAGTTCCGGACCTTGACCTGGACAAGATCCTCGAAGTTCCCGTTGTTTACGCTGCCGCCAAGGTTGGCCGCGCCTCCCTGGACCAGCCCGCCGATGGCGCCGCCCCGGACAACGAGGACCTTGAGCCGCTGTTCAAGACCATCATCGAGCACATCCCCGCTCCCACGTACAACCCGGAGGGCGTCCTCCAGGCGCACGTCACCAACCTTGACGCCTCCCCGTTCCTGGGCCGCCTCGCCCTGCTCCGCATCTACAACGGCACCCTGCGCAAGGGCCAGACCGTGGCCTGGGCACGCGCCAACGGTGAACTCAAGAACGTCAAGATCACCGAACTGCTGGCCACCAAGGCCCTGGACCGTGTCCCGGCCGAGTCCGCAGGCCCCGGCGAGATCGTCGCCGTCGCCGGTATCGAGGAAATCACCATCGGTGAGACCCTGACCGACGCCGAGAACCCGCAGCCGCTGCCGCTGATCACCGTGGACGATCCCGCGATCTCCATGACCATCGGTATCAACACCTCGCCGCTGGCCGGCAAGGTCAAGGGCGCCAAGGTCACCGCACGCCAGGTGAAGGACCGCCTGGACAAGGAACTGATCGGTAACGTCTCCATCAAAGTCCTCCCCACCGAGCGTCCCGACGCCTGGGAAGTCCAGGGCCGTGGCGAGCTCGCGCTGGCCATCCTCGTCGAGCAGATGCGCCGCGAAGGCTTCGAGCTGACCGTGGGCAAGCCGCAGGTAGTCACCAAGACCATCGACGGCAAGATCCACGAGCCGATGGAGCACATGACCATCGACGTCCCCGAAGAGTACCTGGGCGCCGTCACGCAGCTGATGGCCGCCCGCAAGGGCCGCATGACCAACATGGCCAACCACGGCACCGGCTGGTGCCGGATGGAATTCATCGTTCCGGCCCGTGGCCTGATCGGTTTCCGCACCAAGTTCCTCACGGACACCCGTGGCGCCGGCATCGCAGCGTCCATCTCCGAAGGCTACGAGCCGTGGGCCGGCCCCATCGAGTACCGCACCAACGGTTCCATGGTTGCCGACCGCGCCGGCGTTGTGACCCCGTTCGCCATGATCAACCTGCAGGAACGTGGCTCCTTCTTCGTGAAGCCCACCTCCGAGGTGTACGAGGGCATGATCGTCGGCGAGAACTCCCGCGCCGACGACATGGACGTCAACATCACCAAGGAAAAGAAGCTCACCAACATGCGTGCAGCTTCCTCCGACACCTTCGAGAACCTGACGCCGCCGCGCGACCTGACCCTCGAAGAGTCCCTCGAATTCGCCCGCGAAGACGAGTGTGTTGAGGTGACCCCGGACGCCATCCGCATCCGCAAGGTCATCCTGGACACCAACGAGCGCGCCAAGGCCGCCCGCGCCCGCGCCAAGTCGTAA
- a CDS encoding SGNH/GDSL hydrolase family protein has protein sequence MRPASALTRIAVFAIAAGIVLAAPGQPAQFPASDAPAASASPDQVPPSLLRAAATDPADAPRYTPGADLSEVLSRPAMRPGEVFRNPVFGRNEVVVPNVRNTAVLIGDSQSVPDDSWPRRALVSLGYNVHFCGYGGTGFTAANGKVGNYIDALERGDWMLPVGTPGLVVIEGGGNDAARGASDAQITANANRLVQAMKARYPTTKMVMVGTLAKGANNGGGRRSQVDNLLSSIAAKQGITFVSAGDWLTKYNLVQHLADPVHMDSEGRKALGTVLERRLRELGIPDITATAAATAQAGAGSKKG, from the coding sequence ATGCGTCCCGCATCCGCTTTAACGCGGATCGCGGTATTTGCTATTGCCGCCGGCATCGTCCTGGCGGCCCCGGGCCAACCGGCACAATTTCCGGCGTCGGATGCACCGGCAGCCTCGGCCAGCCCGGACCAGGTTCCGCCTTCCCTGCTCAGGGCCGCTGCGACGGATCCGGCGGATGCGCCCCGATACACGCCGGGCGCCGACCTGTCCGAGGTCCTCTCCCGCCCCGCCATGCGCCCAGGGGAGGTCTTCCGGAACCCGGTCTTTGGCCGGAACGAAGTAGTGGTGCCGAACGTACGGAACACCGCTGTCCTGATCGGCGACTCCCAGTCGGTTCCGGACGACAGCTGGCCCCGCCGCGCCTTGGTTTCCCTTGGCTACAACGTCCACTTCTGCGGTTATGGCGGTACGGGCTTCACGGCAGCCAACGGCAAGGTGGGCAACTACATTGACGCCCTGGAGCGGGGCGACTGGATGCTGCCGGTGGGAACTCCCGGACTGGTGGTGATTGAAGGCGGCGGCAACGATGCTGCCCGCGGCGCCTCGGATGCCCAGATCACCGCCAACGCCAACCGCCTTGTCCAGGCCATGAAAGCCCGCTACCCCACTACCAAGATGGTCATGGTGGGCACCCTCGCGAAGGGCGCCAACAACGGTGGCGGCCGCCGGAGCCAAGTGGACAACCTGCTCTCGAGCATCGCAGCCAAGCAGGGCATAACGTTTGTCAGCGCGGGAGACTGGCTGACCAAGTACAACCTGGTACAGCACCTTGCGGACCCCGTCCACATGGACAGCGAAGGCCGGAAGGCGCTGGGGACGGTGCTGGAACGCCGCCTCCGGGAACTGGGAATTCCGGACATCACGGCCACTGCCGCGGCCACCGCCCAGGCCGGAGCCGGCAGCAAGAAGGGCTGA
- a CDS encoding dipeptide ABC transporter ATP-binding protein, whose protein sequence is MTTPDVSIGEARANGNKPLLEIRDLAITFKTGSGEVQAVRNAHLTIMPGETVAIVGESGSGKSTTALAAIGLLPNNGSVSGGQILLDGEDISHASEQRMIELRGNTIGMVPQDPMSNLNPVWKIGYQVRETLRANGRPSGPDDIAKVLSEAGLPDAKRRANQYPHEFSGGMRQRALIAIGLSCQPRLLIADEPTSALDVTVQRQILDHLDTMTTELGTSVLLITHDLGLAAERANKVVVMYQGRVVEAGPSLELLRNPQHPYTKRLVESAPSLASRRIQAAKEQGVETADMLAPAAETSVADNVLQIQDLRKVYKLRQGLGKATDFAAVDGVSFDVKRGTTTAIVGESGSGKSTVAKMVLQLEKPTDGKILFDGVDTSLLKAGDLFKFRRRVQPIFQDPYGSLDPMYNIYRTIEEPLRVHKIGDAASREKKVRELLDQVALPQSAMQRYPNELSGGQRQRVAIARALALDPEVIICDEAVSALDVLVQAQVLNLLADLQSNLGLTYLFITHDLAVVRQIADHVCVMEKGRLVETGTTDEVFEAPQQEYTRALLNAIPGAKLMLPPEVA, encoded by the coding sequence ATGACAACTCCAGACGTCAGCATCGGCGAGGCCCGCGCCAACGGCAACAAGCCGCTCCTGGAAATCCGCGACCTTGCCATCACCTTCAAGACCGGCAGCGGCGAAGTCCAGGCCGTGCGCAACGCACACCTGACCATCATGCCCGGAGAGACGGTAGCCATTGTGGGGGAGTCCGGCTCGGGCAAGTCCACCACGGCACTGGCGGCCATAGGACTCCTGCCGAATAACGGCAGCGTCTCCGGCGGCCAGATCCTGCTTGACGGCGAGGACATTTCCCACGCCAGTGAGCAGCGGATGATCGAGCTGCGCGGAAACACCATCGGCATGGTTCCGCAGGACCCGATGTCCAACCTCAACCCGGTGTGGAAGATCGGGTACCAGGTGCGGGAGACCCTGCGCGCCAATGGCCGTCCGAGCGGACCGGATGACATCGCCAAGGTGCTGTCCGAAGCCGGCCTGCCCGACGCCAAACGCCGCGCGAACCAGTATCCGCATGAGTTCTCCGGCGGTATGCGCCAGCGTGCACTGATCGCCATTGGCCTTTCATGCCAGCCGCGCCTGCTGATTGCCGATGAACCCACGTCCGCGCTGGACGTGACGGTCCAGCGGCAGATCCTGGACCACCTGGACACCATGACCACGGAACTTGGCACCTCGGTGCTGCTGATCACCCACGACCTGGGCCTGGCAGCAGAACGTGCCAACAAAGTGGTGGTCATGTACCAGGGACGCGTCGTGGAGGCAGGGCCGTCACTGGAACTGCTGCGTAATCCGCAGCACCCGTACACCAAGCGCCTGGTTGAGTCGGCGCCATCCCTTGCCAGCCGGCGCATCCAGGCAGCCAAGGAACAGGGCGTGGAGACGGCGGACATGCTGGCTCCTGCAGCGGAAACGTCCGTCGCGGACAACGTCCTGCAGATCCAGGACCTTCGGAAGGTGTACAAGCTCCGCCAGGGCCTGGGCAAGGCCACCGATTTCGCGGCCGTGGACGGCGTGAGCTTCGACGTCAAACGCGGAACAACGACGGCGATCGTGGGGGAGTCCGGTTCGGGCAAGTCCACGGTGGCCAAGATGGTGCTCCAGCTTGAGAAGCCTACCGACGGCAAGATCCTCTTTGACGGCGTGGATACCTCGCTGCTGAAGGCCGGGGACCTGTTCAAGTTCCGCCGGCGTGTGCAGCCGATCTTCCAGGACCCGTACGGATCCCTGGACCCGATGTACAACATCTACCGCACCATCGAGGAGCCGTTGCGGGTCCACAAGATCGGTGATGCGGCCAGCCGCGAGAAAAAGGTCCGGGAACTGCTGGACCAGGTGGCACTGCCCCAGTCCGCCATGCAGCGGTACCCGAACGAGCTCTCCGGAGGCCAGCGTCAGCGCGTCGCCATTGCCCGCGCCCTCGCACTGGACCCCGAGGTCATCATCTGTGACGAGGCCGTGTCCGCACTGGACGTCCTGGTCCAGGCGCAGGTCCTGAACCTGCTGGCTGACCTGCAGTCGAACCTGGGCCTGACCTATCTCTTCATCACCCACGACCTGGCAGTCGTCCGGCAGATTGCCGACCATGTCTGCGTCATGGAGAAGGGCCGCCTGGTGGAGACCGGAACCACCGACGAAGTCTTCGAAGCGCCGCAGCAGGAGTACACCAGGGCACTCCTGAACGCCATCCCGGGTGCGAAGCTGATGCTGCCGCCGGAAGTGGCATAA
- a CDS encoding ABC transporter permease codes for MTSNNSHFVAPIDETPLQATDAVKTDQAPLSLWADAWRKLRRRPLFIISSLLILALIVIALFPGLFTSTPPNDGCELGNSEGGPTAGHPFGFTFQGCDIYSRVIHGTQASLSVGILSVLCVLVIGVTLGALAGYYGGWVDAVLARLGDIFFALPLILGALVITQLPLFRENKSVWTVVFVISLLAWPQMARITRGAVIEVRNADFVTAAQALGVSKFKALVRHVLPNALAPIIVLATLELGVFIVAEATLSFLGIGLPQSIMSWGNDIAGAQASIRTRPEILLFPAAALSITVLSFIMLGDAVRDALDPKSRQR; via the coding sequence ATGACCAGTAACAACAGCCACTTCGTGGCGCCCATCGATGAAACCCCGCTGCAGGCGACGGACGCGGTCAAGACCGACCAAGCCCCGCTCAGCCTGTGGGCAGACGCGTGGCGCAAGCTCCGCCGTCGTCCGCTGTTTATCATCTCGTCGCTGCTGATCCTCGCCCTGATCGTGATTGCGCTGTTCCCCGGCCTCTTCACGTCCACCCCGCCGAACGACGGCTGCGAACTCGGGAACTCGGAAGGCGGGCCCACTGCCGGCCACCCGTTCGGGTTTACGTTCCAGGGTTGCGACATCTACTCGCGCGTCATCCACGGCACACAGGCATCACTGTCCGTTGGCATCCTTTCGGTGCTCTGCGTACTGGTGATCGGTGTAACCCTCGGCGCGTTGGCTGGCTACTACGGCGGCTGGGTCGATGCCGTACTGGCCCGCCTCGGCGACATCTTCTTCGCGCTGCCGCTGATCCTCGGCGCCCTGGTGATCACCCAGCTGCCGCTGTTCCGCGAGAACAAGAGCGTGTGGACAGTAGTGTTCGTCATATCGCTCCTGGCCTGGCCGCAGATGGCACGCATTACCCGTGGCGCCGTCATAGAAGTACGCAACGCAGACTTCGTCACCGCGGCCCAGGCGCTGGGCGTGTCGAAGTTCAAGGCGCTGGTCCGGCACGTCCTGCCCAACGCCCTGGCACCGATCATCGTTCTGGCAACCCTGGAACTGGGCGTGTTCATCGTGGCCGAAGCCACGCTGTCCTTCCTGGGCATTGGACTGCCGCAGAGCATCATGTCGTGGGGCAATGACATTGCAGGTGCCCAGGCCTCCATCCGGACCCGGCCCGAAATCCTGCTGTTCCCCGCTGCAGCCCTGTCCATCACCGTGCTGAGCTTCATCATGCTGGGCGATGCCGTCCGTGACGCCCTCGACCCGAAGAGCCGCCAGCGATGA
- a CDS encoding ABC transporter permease, which translates to MVRFILRRLLQVIPVFIGTTLLVYYMVFALPGDPIAALFGDRQPPQAVIDTLRSQYHLDEPFIVQYGLFLKNLFTFNLGNDFTGQPIAASLARVFPVTAMLAVEALAIQAIFGVAFGVFAGLRRGGWFDSTVLVASLVVIAVPTFVLGFVFQLVFGVQLGWAKPTVGANADWGSLLLPAVVLGLVSFAYVLRLTRASVSENMNADYVRTATAKGLSRPRVVLAHILRNSLIPVVTYLGANLGGLMGGAIVTEGIFNVPGVGNKLYQAVLRTEGPTIVSIVSVLVLVFVVSNLLVDLLYAWLDPRIRYDQ; encoded by the coding sequence GTGGTCCGCTTTATCCTTCGCCGGCTCCTCCAGGTGATCCCTGTCTTCATCGGCACCACCCTCCTCGTGTACTACATGGTCTTCGCCCTGCCCGGCGATCCCATCGCGGCACTGTTCGGCGACCGCCAGCCACCCCAGGCAGTCATCGATACCCTTCGCAGCCAGTACCACCTTGATGAACCCTTCATTGTCCAGTACGGCCTGTTCCTGAAGAACCTCTTCACGTTCAACCTTGGCAACGACTTCACCGGCCAGCCCATTGCGGCAAGCCTGGCCCGAGTCTTCCCGGTAACGGCGATGCTGGCCGTCGAAGCGCTGGCCATCCAGGCCATCTTCGGTGTGGCGTTCGGCGTATTCGCCGGGCTCCGCCGTGGCGGCTGGTTTGACTCCACCGTCCTGGTCGCTTCCCTGGTGGTCATCGCAGTTCCCACCTTCGTGCTGGGCTTCGTGTTCCAGCTGGTCTTTGGCGTACAACTCGGCTGGGCGAAACCCACCGTGGGCGCCAACGCAGACTGGGGCAGCCTGCTGCTGCCCGCCGTCGTGCTGGGCCTTGTCTCCTTCGCGTACGTCCTCAGGCTGACCCGTGCGTCGGTCAGCGAGAACATGAACGCGGACTACGTCCGGACCGCCACCGCCAAGGGCCTGTCCCGGCCCCGGGTGGTCCTGGCACACATCCTGCGCAACTCGCTGATCCCCGTGGTGACCTACCTGGGCGCCAACCTTGGCGGCCTGATGGGCGGCGCCATCGTTACCGAAGGCATCTTCAACGTCCCGGGCGTCGGCAACAAGCTGTACCAGGCAGTCCTGCGCACTGAGGGCCCCACCATCGTGTCCATCGTCAGCGTGCTGGTGCTGGTGTTCGTGGTGTCCAACCTGCTCGTTGATCTCCTGTACGCCTGGCTTGACCCGAGGATTCGCTATGACCAGTAA